GCGACCCAAGTCATCAATGGCGCGCACCTGAAGGCGGTGCAAGCCATTCGTGAGTCCGGTGGTGGCGACGATTTCATTGAGACTAACTATGCCGCCATCGGTCACATCCACAGGCGTAAACGCGCCGCCGTCGACGCGGTACTCGAACTGCGTGACGAGGCGGTTGGCAAATCCGGATGTGTTGGAGATGACCGCGAAGCCATCCACAACAAGACCGGTGCGACCGAGATCGTCAGTCGCTCGAATACGCAATTTGTTAAGTCCATCCGGCAAACCTGCAGTAGAAACAATCTCGGCAAAGTTTGCGTTGGCTGCATCGGCAACATCGATGTTGGTGAACGCGCCGTTGTTCCACTGATAGGACATCGCGGTGACCAGTCGTACGCTGCCGGTGGCCGGGGACAGCAGAACAAAAGCGTCCGTGACAGGTCCCCAGATATTCGTAGCGCCGGAGCGCACGCTATCTATTCTGCAACGCACTTTTGCTCGCACGAGATCTCCTGCATTCAACGAACCGGTTGCCACAGTGAACCCGAGCGCTTCTTCATCTTCCGGTGCCCCGATGGAAATGTCATTACCATTTCCAACGCCGGGGTCGGTTCCAGTGAACCACTCGCACTCAGTCACGACAGCCGTTTGTGCGAACACACACGAACTGATCGCAAGCAGCGCGAACAGAAGAATCATCTTCTTCATGATGAGATTCTCCTGATTATCTTAGTATTGGGGTCCGACGCGGCCGACTGCGGTGGCGTTGACAGGTGTGCCGACTCCGACGAGGTTCGGATTCAAGACGATGTTGATGGCCCACGGATAGTTCGGCACGCCGTTATCCACGAGTGGCTTGGGACCGCCGTAAACGCCGCGGTCTGATTGCGAACCGTCCGTGAAGTCAAGCAGGCTGGGATGGCCGCTGTTGATGCACGCCGCACCGTTAGTGGGATCGAGATGCAGGTCGCTTGTGCCGTGTTGATAGTTAAGCGCTTCGTCATAGAGCACAAAAGGATCGCCGGCGAGTAAGAGTGCGTTCGTCCCCGGAGGTGTGATCGTCGTGGCGGCATTGTAATCCCAAACGCTTGAGGCGTTATAGGTTCCGACCGACGGCGAGGCGAGGAAGTCATGGAAGATGTTATTGATACCCACGACCGGGCCACCGGCCGTGCTAAGCGTAAGCGGCGCGGAGAAACCCAGGAAAACACAGTTGTAGAGTTCAACGGTTCCCGACGTCGCAGTGCCATAAAGCGCCTTTGCTGACGTACTCGTACCGGTGTTTGCGAACACGCAATTGCGAATCGTCGTCGGGTAGTTTCCGTTAGAGATAACAACTTGACCCGTATTTGTTGTGGTAAAAGCCGACGTGAAAATACAATCTTCAATCGTCAAAGAGCGGCCGTTATTCCAACTGATGATGGGTGTTGTGGTGACAGTAGAGTTCAATCGGCAGCGACGAAACGTCGTCGAGTCAACAGTGTTGAAAGTGTTGAACGACGAGTTCGTGTTGCAGTAGAAGCCTTCAAACGAGACACGGTTGGCGCCATTGAGATACCAATCAGCCGTCATCGTGATCAGCGTTTGATCCCAGCCCGCGCCGATAACTACGTAGCGCTTGTTGCCCTCGTTGATTTGGCTTGAGATCGAGAATGAGCCTGGGCCAATGAGGATGGTGTCGCCTGAAACAGCGGCGCTAAGAGCGGCGGCGATCGTGGTGTGCGTCCCTGCCCCGGTAGCAGAGACATAGCGAATGGTGGCGTTGGCCGAAGCGGCGAGTACAAACATGAGGGCTAGTAGCCCGGTCGCAAGCTTTTTCATGCGGTGTCCTTTCAAGGAAATGGTTGAACGGTCCTGTCAGTCCTGCAAACTTACAAATATAGTTACAATTCACCCCAAAAAAAAGACGGAACTTTACATAAAACAGCAAGGTAGAATAAGACATATCTTGTAATATAACAACTTACATTCTGTCGAAATTTATCTGACCCTCAAGTTTGCCTCTAACAAAACGGCGAGTCACACAGGGACTCGCCGTTATAACATTGTTTAAGTATTCAAAAACTTACTTGAGGAGCAGAACTTTCTGAGTTGCTGAACGGTGTTCGGAGTGTAGTCGGATGAAATAGACTCCGGTCGAGACACCTTCTGCATTCCAGAAAACTGCATGTCGTCCGGGGTCCTTCATTCCCTGAAAGAGTGTGGCCACCTCCCGACCCAACAAATCATAAACACTAAGCGAAATCTGCGCGGCCTGCGGAATGTCGTATTGAATACTCAGTGTCGCGTTAAACGGATTGGGATAGGTGCTCGTGATTGAAAATTCAGTCGGAATGACGTCCGGGATGGGGTCGGCGGAGA
This bacterium DNA region includes the following protein-coding sequences:
- a CDS encoding T9SS type A sorting domain-containing protein, which produces SADPIPDVIPTEFSITSTYPNPFNATLSIQYDIPQAAQISLSVYDLLGREVATLFQGMKDPGRHAVFWNAEGVSTGVYFIRLHSEHRSATQKVLLLK